Proteins from one Salarias fasciatus chromosome 14, fSalaFa1.1, whole genome shotgun sequence genomic window:
- the LOC115400641 gene encoding G-protein coupled receptor 4-like: protein MNVTVTMAVKDMNTSTSMCVTIESLGFSTFLMSVYIVAFVFGLLFNGLTLGPIYQQVQRQNVLGIFLLSLSISDMLFIFTMPLWMNYYRKGHQWGLGVGSCSVAGFFYYSNMYISIFLLCCISVDRCLVVTYPLRFKAQRTSRYAWAQCITVYVVVVVMHIMVLIYDNLKDAHDDKNDNDRCYETYPMQSNVALFNLIRVCVGFLLPLLVLTVSYWRVLATVGESPGLNAQAKRKIRLLSFGVIGIFFFCFAPYHILLLTRSIVFYRYRDDTTPQGPYCQFEQSMHMYFSSTLALSSLNCVVDPVLYVLVSNLVQDKLKQCWKGRRQTRQRTVAEGENCVLTRTTKITSNNNLI, encoded by the coding sequence atgaacgTCACAGTCACAATGGCAGTGAAGGACATGAACACATCTACTAGTATGTGTGTGACAATTGAATCACTTGGATTCAGCACCTTcctgatgtctgtttacatcgTGGCTTTTGTCTTCGGCCTGCTGTTCAACGGGCTGACCCTGGGCCCCATCTACCAACAAGTGCAGAGACAAAACGTTCTGGGAATCTTCCTGCTCAGCCTGTCGATCTCCGACATGCTCTTCATCTTCACGATGCCCCTCTGGATGAATTATTACCGAAAGGGTCACCAATGGGGGCTCGGGGTTGGCTCCTGCAGCGTGGCCGGATTCTTCTACTACTCCAACATGTACATCAGcatcttcctgctctgctgcatcTCTGTGGACCGCTGCCTGGTGGTCACTTACCCACTGCGCTTCAAGGCCCAGCGTACGTCGCGCTACGCCTGGGCTCAGTGCATCACTGTGtacgtggtggtggtggtgatgcaCATCATGGTGCTGATTTATGACAACCTCAAAGATGCTCACGACGACAAGAACGATAACGACCGCTGTTATGAGACTTACCCCATGCAGTCCAATGTGGCTCTGTTCAATCTGATCCGAGTGTGCGTCGGCTTCCTGCTCCCGCTGCTCGTGCTGACGGTGAGCTACTGGAGGGTGCTCGCCACTGTGGGCGAAAGTCCAGGTCTGAACGCTCAGGCCAAGAGAAAAATCCGCCTCCTGTCCTTCGGGGTGATCGGGATCTTCTTCTTTTGCTTTGCTCCTTATCACATCCTTCTGCTGACACGATCAATAGTCTTCTACAGATATCGAGACGATACAACGCCTCAAGGACCTTACTGCCAGTTTGAGCAGAGCATGCACATGTACTTCTCGAGCACACTGGCCCTGTCCAGTCTGAACTGCGTGGTGGACCCTGTGCTGTACGTGCTGGTCAGCAACTTGGTCCAGGACAAACTGAAACAGTGCTGGAAAGGACGCagacagacgagacagagaACTGTGGCAGAGGGAGAGAACTGTGTACTAACCCGAACCACCAAAATAACATCCAATAATAATCTGATATGA